One window of the Natrinema sp. CBA1119 genome contains the following:
- a CDS encoding GNAT family N-acetyltransferase: MAQQTGGNSRSRLHQIGSLFANRNERSAATEESSLEVDVVDSVRDVEKTQWNEIVERSSRGSVFHRYEWLEAIETGLGYTPRHLVVTKDGNTIGGMPNFVVEIEKTPFDRLSSLYPGFGGPLLPTDTEASLERVIDAIPRLCRGRTIVHQIRGLDMSYLRYNDALQTHGYRPYRRECRFLLDLTKGYDELLEGMSRSRRRGIEHGQDVDYEVVEEEITRENLRRFHRTYEGVMDRVGGAVYPFSFFNELRAMEDRLLLLTIRINGEYAGGMLELLDDEHETVHGFFAAVPRAYFDDHASELLYDHVFQWGIEHGYETYDFGSTNTNFEDGVYRFKEGFGGSPVPVLVWERGCSPLWPLVKAGRSLYWPYYTEVS; encoded by the coding sequence CAACAGACCGGCGGCAACAGTCGCTCGAGACTCCATCAAATCGGATCGCTGTTCGCGAATCGAAACGAGCGATCCGCGGCGACCGAGGAGTCGAGTCTCGAGGTGGACGTCGTCGACTCGGTACGGGACGTGGAGAAAACGCAGTGGAACGAGATCGTCGAGCGTTCGAGTCGCGGGAGCGTCTTCCATCGCTACGAGTGGCTCGAGGCGATCGAGACGGGGTTGGGGTACACGCCGCGACATCTGGTGGTCACCAAGGACGGGAACACGATCGGCGGCATGCCGAACTTCGTCGTCGAGATCGAGAAGACGCCGTTCGATCGGTTGTCGTCGCTCTATCCGGGCTTCGGCGGGCCGTTGCTGCCGACGGATACGGAAGCGTCCCTCGAGCGCGTGATCGACGCGATCCCGCGGCTCTGTCGCGGACGGACGATCGTCCACCAGATTCGGGGGCTCGATATGAGCTATCTGCGGTACAACGACGCCCTGCAGACGCACGGCTATCGGCCCTACCGGCGGGAGTGCCGATTTCTGCTCGATCTCACCAAGGGTTACGACGAACTCCTCGAGGGGATGAGCCGGAGCCGGCGGCGGGGGATCGAACACGGACAGGACGTCGACTACGAGGTCGTCGAGGAAGAGATCACGCGGGAGAACCTGCGGCGGTTTCACCGGACCTACGAGGGCGTCATGGACCGCGTCGGCGGAGCGGTGTATCCGTTCTCGTTTTTCAACGAACTGCGGGCGATGGAGGATCGCCTCCTCCTGTTGACGATCCGGATCAACGGCGAGTACGCCGGCGGGATGCTCGAGTTGCTCGACGACGAACACGAGACGGTCCACGGGTTTTTCGCCGCCGTTCCGCGAGCGTACTTCGACGATCACGCGTCGGAACTGCTCTACGATCACGTCTTCCAGTGGGGAATCGAGCACGGCTACGAGACGTACGACTTTGGGAGTACGAACACGAATTTCGAGGACGGCGTCTATCGGTTCAAAGAGGGCTTCGGCGGCAGCCCCGTCCCGGTTCTCGTCTGGGAGCGGGGCTGTAGTCCCCTCTGGCCGCTGGTGAAGGCGGGCCGATCGCTGTACTGGCCGTACTACACGGAAGTGTCGTAG
- a CDS encoding helix-turn-helix domain-containing protein: MRYVTYVLTPPRGYFDRGAERLREQGVTFESIRNIDQLDNGTIITQKVVRADRAAVERTLAETGPAVVDYQLTDAGETTILQLHYRPSDLTLELLAIHNQHAVLLDYPLEYTGPENRCLRVSEIGREEALRRVIEETRPLVDVEIERLGTYDPSDERPFTELTDRQREVLRVAVEEGYYEEPRQVTYEDIAVRLDCSAGTVGQHLRRIEARLMSTLIGDTTGMETEPEPDPTPTGPTR; this comes from the coding sequence ATGCGATACGTGACATACGTTCTCACACCACCGCGGGGGTACTTCGATCGGGGCGCGGAGCGTCTCCGCGAGCAGGGGGTCACGTTCGAATCGATCCGAAACATCGATCAGCTCGATAACGGGACGATCATCACGCAAAAAGTGGTCCGAGCGGACAGGGCGGCCGTCGAACGCACGCTAGCGGAGACTGGGCCGGCGGTCGTCGACTATCAGCTCACCGATGCCGGTGAAACGACGATCCTGCAGTTGCACTATCGACCCAGCGACCTCACGCTTGAGTTGCTCGCGATCCACAACCAACACGCCGTGTTGCTTGACTACCCGCTCGAGTACACGGGCCCGGAGAATCGGTGTCTTCGCGTCTCGGAGATCGGTCGCGAGGAGGCGCTGCGTCGTGTCATCGAGGAAACCCGGCCGCTCGTCGATGTCGAAATCGAGCGCCTCGGAACGTACGATCCATCCGATGAGCGGCCGTTCACCGAGCTCACGGACCGCCAGCGGGAAGTGTTGCGCGTCGCGGTTGAGGAAGGGTACTACGAGGAGCCCAGACAGGTGACCTACGAGGACATCGCCGTCCGACTCGACTGTTCTGCGGGAACCGTCGGACAGCACCTCCGCCGGATCGAAGCCCGGCTCATGTCGACGCTCATCGGTGATACCACCGGGATGGAGACGGAACCGGAACCCGATCCGACGCCGACCGGTCCGACCCGATGA